CGCCATAAGAAGATACTTTTTGTTTTAACGAGTGCCAGCCAGCTCGGAAATACTGGTCATAAAACAGGAGCCTATCTTTCAGAAATTACTCATGCCTACGATGAGTTCGCGCGATGGAATTTTGACGTCGACGTGATCAGTCCCCTAGGAGGAGAAGTTCCTTTGGACGGCGTGAAAATGGATGATCCAATTAATGCCACGTGGATGAACGATGAAGAGTTTCTGAGTAAAATCGAAAACACGATGAAGCCCTGGCAAGTGACTGGCAAAGATTATGGCGTGATCTATTTCGCGGGTGGGCATGGCGCTATGTTTGATTTTCCGGAAAATCTCCAATTGCAAAAACTCACCACGGAAATTTTTGAAAATAACGGTGTCGTCAGTGCCGTCTGTCATGGCGCTGCGGGTTTGGTAAATGTGCGCTTATCGTCGGGAGCCTATCTTGTCAAAGGCCACGAAGTGGCAAGCTTTACGAATGAGGAAGAAGAAACTGTGGGCATGGAAAAAGCAGTGCCGTTCTTATTGCAAAGCAAATTGGAAGAGCGGGGCGCGCATCATACGTCGTCACCGCGTTTTTCTCCTCACGTTGTTAAAAGTGGCCGTTTGGTGACTGGTCAAAATCCCGCCTCGACAACGAATCTTGCAAGGGCCGTGATGGAAGTTTTGGATTTTATCGATGAAGGCAGAAGCGTGCCTGAACAAAACTGGTGTGAATGGAGGGCTCCACTGTGACGGAGAATCCGCAAATCATTGCACAGAGTCCGCGCTTCCAAGAGGTGCTGAGTGTGGCTCGTCGAGTCGCCGCAAGCTCTGCCAACGTTCTTATCACAGGAGAAAGCGGAACAGGCAAGGAAGTCGTCGCGCGCATGATTCATGATTTGAGCACGCGAAACCGTGAGACGTTTGTGCCCATCAACTGTTCTGCAATTCCAGATCAACTCTTGGAGTCGGAACTTTTTGGATATGCCAAAGGAGCGTTCACGGGAGCGACGCTGGCAAAGCCCGGTCTTTTTGAAGAAGCCAACGGAGGGACTTTGTTTTTAGATGAAGTCGGAGATTTGGATTTGCATTTGCAAGCCAAGCTTTTACGTGTGCTTCAAGAAAAGAAAGTTAAAAGGGTCGGAGAAAATCACTATCGTTCTTTAAATATTCGCATTCTGGC
This region of Bdellovibrio sp. BCCA genomic DNA includes:
- a CDS encoding type 1 glutamine amidotransferase domain-containing protein, with the protein product MRHKKILFVLTSASQLGNTGHKTGAYLSEITHAYDEFARWNFDVDVISPLGGEVPLDGVKMDDPINATWMNDEEFLSKIENTMKPWQVTGKDYGVIYFAGGHGAMFDFPENLQLQKLTTEIFENNGVVSAVCHGAAGLVNVRLSSGAYLVKGHEVASFTNEEEETVGMEKAVPFLLQSKLEERGAHHTSSPRFSPHVVKSGRLVTGQNPASTTNLARAVMEVLDFIDEGRSVPEQNWCEWRAPL